From a single Adhaeribacter swui genomic region:
- the lpdA gene encoding dihydrolipoyl dehydrogenase, with protein sequence MASAYDLIVIGSGPGGYVAAIRASQLGLKVGVVEKAELGGICLNWGCIPTKALLKSAQVFEYIKHAQDYGINVGEASPDFAAVVARSRGVASGMSKGIQFLFRKNKIDHIAGTGKLLGNKKVEVTAADGKKEVYETPHIILATGARSRELPNLPIDGKKIVGYRQAMVLEKQPKSMVVVGSGAIGVEFAYFYNAMGTKVTIVEYMPNVVPVEDEEVSKQLEKSFKKSGIDILTNSSVEAVDTSGEGCVVKIKTQKGEETITCDVVLSAVGVATNLEGIGLEETGVKVEKGRVIVDEFYRTNVPGVYAIGDIVMGPALAHVASAEGIICVEKIAGHHPEPLNYKNIPGCTYCSPEIASVGLTEKQAREQGIDIKVGKFPFSASGKASAGGVKDGFVKVIFDAKYGEWLGAHMIGANVTEMIAEVVVARKLETTGHEIIKSVHPHPTMSEAIMEAAAAAYDEVIHL encoded by the coding sequence ATGGCATCAGCATACGATTTGATAGTGATTGGCAGCGGACCGGGTGGTTATGTAGCCGCTATCCGGGCTTCGCAACTTGGCCTGAAAGTAGGTGTAGTGGAAAAAGCAGAACTAGGTGGAATTTGCTTAAACTGGGGTTGTATTCCCACGAAAGCTTTACTAAAAAGCGCCCAGGTTTTTGAATATATTAAACACGCTCAGGACTATGGCATTAACGTAGGCGAGGCCAGCCCAGATTTTGCGGCAGTGGTTGCCCGTAGCCGTGGCGTAGCGAGTGGCATGAGCAAGGGTATTCAGTTTTTGTTCCGGAAAAATAAAATCGACCATATTGCCGGTACTGGTAAATTGCTAGGAAATAAAAAAGTAGAAGTAACTGCTGCCGACGGTAAAAAAGAAGTGTACGAAACGCCACATATTATATTGGCCACTGGTGCCCGCTCGCGCGAGTTGCCCAACCTACCCATCGATGGTAAAAAAATTGTGGGCTACCGCCAAGCTATGGTGCTCGAAAAACAACCTAAATCCATGGTAGTGGTGGGTTCTGGCGCTATTGGGGTAGAGTTTGCTTATTTCTACAATGCCATGGGCACCAAAGTAACTATCGTGGAATACATGCCTAACGTAGTTCCGGTAGAAGACGAGGAAGTATCGAAGCAACTCGAAAAATCTTTTAAAAAATCCGGCATTGATATTTTAACTAACTCTTCGGTAGAAGCGGTAGATACCAGCGGCGAAGGTTGTGTTGTTAAAATTAAAACCCAGAAAGGCGAAGAGACGATTACCTGCGACGTGGTTTTATCGGCGGTAGGTGTAGCTACTAACCTGGAAGGCATTGGCTTAGAAGAAACTGGCGTAAAAGTAGAAAAAGGCCGCGTAATAGTAGACGAATTTTACCGGACCAATGTGCCGGGTGTTTACGCTATCGGTGATATTGTAATGGGTCCTGCTTTGGCGCACGTGGCTTCGGCCGAAGGTATTATTTGCGTAGAGAAAATTGCCGGTCATCATCCGGAGCCGCTTAATTACAAAAATATACCGGGTTGTACCTATTGCTCGCCCGAGATTGCTTCGGTGGGTTTAACCGAAAAACAAGCCCGCGAGCAAGGTATTGACATTAAAGTAGGTAAATTCCCGTTCTCGGCTTCGGGCAAAGCCAGCGCCGGCGGCGTGAAAGATGGTTTTGTAAAAGTAATTTTTGATGCCAAGTACGGCGAATGGTTAGGTGCCCACATGATTGGCGCCAACGTAACCGAAATGATTGCCGAAGTAGTAGTAGCCCGTAAATTAGAAACCACTGGTCACGAAATCATAAAATCGGTTCACCCGCACCCCACCATGTCGGAAGCGATTATGGAAGCCGCCGCTGCTGCTTACGATGAGGTAATTCACTTGTAA
- a CDS encoding tetratricopeptide repeat protein, whose protein sequence is MRYLFILFLALTFFTACSPRNYKHYSRQAAHKFNKQDYQGAVEEWTKAIERKSDVAHAYKQRGIARYELKDYQNALLDLNQAIILNKNDAETFKYRGDVQMNLTNLKEAIQEYNQAINLNKEYANAYNNRGICKARLKDHAGAVNDFNKAIIFKPDYAVAYQNRANARFRVKAYREALEDYNKALMYNSNLPEAYFNRALINKTLKQDQDACRDWAKAEELGVPKAGDYRKRYCK, encoded by the coding sequence ATGAGATACCTGTTTATTCTATTTTTAGCATTAACTTTTTTTACGGCCTGTTCGCCGCGGAACTATAAGCACTATTCGCGCCAGGCCGCCCATAAATTTAATAAACAAGATTACCAGGGCGCCGTGGAAGAGTGGACGAAAGCAATTGAACGCAAATCTGATGTGGCCCACGCGTATAAACAACGCGGTATTGCGCGCTACGAGTTAAAAGATTACCAAAATGCTTTATTGGATCTAAATCAAGCAATTATTTTAAATAAAAACGATGCCGAAACCTTTAAGTACCGCGGCGATGTGCAGATGAATCTGACTAACTTAAAAGAAGCTATTCAGGAGTACAACCAAGCAATTAACTTAAATAAAGAATATGCCAACGCTTATAATAACCGCGGCATTTGTAAAGCCCGCTTAAAAGACCATGCCGGCGCTGTAAATGATTTTAATAAAGCCATTATATTTAAACCGGATTATGCGGTAGCCTATCAAAACAGAGCCAATGCCCGTTTCCGAGTAAAAGCTTACCGCGAAGCGCTGGAGGATTATAATAAAGCTTTAATGTATAACAGCAATTTACCGGAAGCTTACTTTAACCGCGCTTTAATTAATAAAACTTTAAAACAAGATCAGGATGCCTGCCGCGATTGGGCCAAAGCCGAAGAATTAGGCGTACCGAAAGCGGGCGATTACCGCAAGCGTTATTGCAAGTAA
- the fabG gene encoding 3-oxoacyl-[acyl-carrier-protein] reductase gives MKLLEGKTALITGASKGIGRAIAQKFVEMGAQVAFTYLSSVEKGQALEQELAASGVKVKGYRSDASVFTEAEKLVENVVADFGRLDILINNAGITKDGLLMRMSEEQWDAVLNVNLKSVFNLTKAATKVMMRQKYGSIVNMTSVVGIKGNAGQANYAASKAGIIGFTKSVALELGSRNIRCNAIAPGFIETEMTGELGEAVVEEWKKAIPLKRGGTPEDVANCAVFLGSDQSAYITGQVLQVDGGLLT, from the coding sequence ATGAAATTACTCGAAGGAAAAACAGCCTTAATTACCGGCGCCTCCAAAGGTATTGGTCGCGCTATTGCTCAAAAGTTCGTCGAAATGGGAGCCCAGGTAGCTTTCACGTACTTATCTAGCGTGGAAAAAGGCCAGGCTTTAGAACAGGAACTAGCGGCTAGCGGCGTTAAAGTAAAAGGCTACCGCTCCGATGCCTCGGTTTTTACCGAAGCCGAAAAGTTAGTTGAAAACGTAGTGGCTGATTTTGGCCGCCTGGATATTTTAATTAACAATGCCGGTATCACCAAAGACGGTTTACTTATGCGCATGAGCGAAGAGCAATGGGATGCCGTGTTAAACGTTAATTTAAAATCCGTATTTAACCTTACCAAAGCCGCTACCAAAGTAATGATGCGCCAAAAATACGGCTCCATCGTAAACATGACCTCTGTAGTTGGGATTAAAGGAAATGCGGGCCAGGCTAATTATGCGGCTTCAAAAGCAGGTATCATTGGTTTTACCAAATCGGTTGCATTAGAACTAGGCTCACGTAATATCCGGTGTAATGCTATTGCACCCGGCTTTATAGAAACCGAAATGACCGGCGAACTGGGCGAGGCCGTAGTGGAAGAATGGAAAAAAGCCATTCCGCTGAAACGTGGTGGCACTCCCGAAGACGTAGCGAACTGCGCTGTTTTCCTGGGTTCCGACCAATCGGCTTACATTACCGGACAAGTATTACAGGTAGATGGCGGTTTATTAACCTAA
- a CDS encoding T9SS type A sorting domain-containing protein, with product MKTKLIPINPSVIAINLLSWLLRPAFTLALCLYFNYNTFAQTKIWDKTFGGDKADNLNTIVLAAQGGYLLGGTSLSGVSKDKSEAYRGKEDYWVVRVDDKGQKVWDKTFGGTGSDELVGIVPTKDGGYLLAGSSLSREGGDKTAPSKGLYDYWVVKINAEGQKMWDKSYGGKAYDRLATIVATPDGGFVLGGTSTSGKSGDKSEGTIGYSADGVYDFWILKIDESGIKQWDKTLGTEAMDELTALIPTPDNGFLAGGMSQEYYFLTKIDGKGNPEWGRYLLTEYNETGLDIIQALLATPDGNYVVAGWSESGIGGVKSDSSRGASDMWLLKLDPKGNKIWDKTYGGQNYDFPSSLVASTDGGYLVAGYSESPVSAEKSEASRGGFDYWLLKLDANGQIIWDKTLGGTSKDALTTIITTRDGNYLLGGSSKSGKTADKSEASRDISSDENLRGDFWIVKIKDEGKNGQAITFDVPVSKLITDKPFNLQASASSNLPVALTIVSGPATIKNNVVTLTGAGLVTVKASQSGNATYLAAPLVIKTFMVGSISKQWDKTFGGNNQDYLTATIKTPDGGYLLGGSSLSGKNQDKSEANKSNDYDYWVIKTDKAGNKIWDKTLGGTKADHLTSLLLTPDGGYLIGGYSSSGKNGDKSEANRGPLNTYDYWIVKLDASGNKVWDNTYGGKNNETSNNGDLLTTMVAAPGGGYLLGGTSNSGSGAEKSQANKGAEDYWILKIDEQGHKIWDKVFGGSVNGTNNGVDNLTNILVLQDGGYLLGGYSWSGASMDKSEPSRGFFDYWIIKIDGQGKKLWDKTIGGNGSDQLRALQETADGYLLGGSSTSGISGEKGEMYRREFFTDFWVVKTDLQGNKIWDKTFGGTNHENMSQILISANGNYVLGGTSYSGKDGDKQEDNRGLSDIWLVTISTNGVKIQEKTYGGNKNDNLTALLLTAENNYLLSGSSDSEVNNDKTAPNKGLTDYWMLLVQEKAASHQLVWNKTYGGTNLDGFTTAVPTTDGGYLLGGHSLSGKNGTKTQASFGGYDFWVVKTDKNGKQVWDKRYGGTANDYLNVIMPTQDGGYILGGSSNSNQSGDKSQGSRGDRDFWIVKINSHGTKLWDKRYGGSGFEDLRAITILKNGDYLLGGYSDSPAGGDKSQPTQGKKDYWVVRVTPAGEKVWDKRFGGSEEEELETLAITKLGNILLGGSTNSGPSGNISQDKRGGWDYWLVEIDESGSLITEKRYGGPSNDKLNAFLITSDNNYLLAGSSTSGKGGDKSQANQGEQDYWVIKITSAGSKIWDKRFGGQGTETLQALMETPNKEYVLAGSSTSGVSGDKSQESQGESDYWLIKTDAQGNRQWDQRYGGDKTDELRGVWQTKEGAYVLGGRSNSGIGGDKTEASWGNMDYWLLQISPDLKENTEIITRTTTQTETQILPEPVRAYPNPLQDKLTVQYTAPQTQLINVLVYDSQGREVARLYQGSVEAGQEKQWEWQPDVKLLNGLYFIRVQAADEVLTSKLLLNR from the coding sequence ATGAAAACAAAATTAATTCCAATCAATCCATCAGTAATAGCAATTAACCTGCTTTCCTGGTTACTACGACCTGCGTTTACTCTTGCGCTTTGCCTTTACTTTAATTATAACACCTTTGCTCAAACTAAAATTTGGGATAAAACCTTTGGCGGAGATAAGGCTGATAATCTTAATACAATTGTACTGGCCGCACAAGGGGGCTATTTATTAGGTGGGACTTCGTTATCTGGTGTTAGCAAAGATAAAAGTGAAGCTTACCGCGGAAAGGAGGATTACTGGGTTGTGCGGGTCGATGATAAAGGACAGAAAGTTTGGGATAAAACCTTTGGAGGAACGGGTTCGGACGAATTGGTGGGAATTGTGCCTACCAAAGATGGTGGCTATTTATTAGCCGGCAGCTCCCTGTCCAGAGAAGGTGGCGATAAAACAGCGCCCAGTAAAGGTTTGTATGATTACTGGGTAGTTAAAATAAACGCCGAAGGCCAGAAAATGTGGGATAAGAGTTACGGTGGTAAGGCCTATGATCGATTGGCAACTATAGTGGCCACGCCCGATGGTGGATTTGTACTGGGTGGTACTTCTACATCTGGCAAAAGTGGAGATAAAAGTGAGGGCACTATTGGCTACTCCGCAGATGGCGTTTATGACTTTTGGATTTTAAAAATTGATGAATCCGGTATAAAGCAATGGGATAAAACCTTGGGTACAGAAGCTATGGATGAACTAACGGCTTTGATACCCACCCCGGATAATGGTTTTTTAGCCGGAGGAATGTCGCAGGAATATTATTTTTTAACAAAAATTGATGGAAAAGGCAATCCGGAATGGGGCAGGTATTTACTAACAGAGTATAATGAAACCGGATTAGATATTATACAGGCTCTTTTGGCTACGCCTGATGGTAATTATGTAGTAGCTGGTTGGTCAGAATCGGGGATAGGTGGTGTTAAAAGTGATTCGAGCCGGGGAGCCTCCGATATGTGGCTGTTAAAATTAGATCCGAAAGGAAATAAAATCTGGGATAAAACGTACGGTGGCCAAAATTACGATTTCCCATCTAGTCTGGTTGCCAGTACGGATGGAGGCTATTTAGTTGCCGGTTATTCTGAATCGCCGGTATCAGCAGAAAAAAGTGAGGCGAGCCGCGGCGGTTTTGATTACTGGCTCCTGAAATTAGATGCCAATGGCCAAATAATTTGGGATAAAACCCTTGGTGGTACCTCCAAAGACGCTTTAACTACCATTATAACTACCCGCGATGGTAATTATTTATTGGGTGGTTCTTCTAAATCGGGTAAAACTGCTGATAAATCAGAAGCTAGCCGGGATATTAGTTCCGACGAAAATTTACGCGGAGATTTCTGGATAGTTAAAATAAAAGATGAAGGCAAAAATGGGCAGGCAATCACGTTTGATGTTCCGGTAAGTAAGTTAATCACCGATAAACCCTTTAATTTACAAGCGAGCGCCAGTTCTAATCTTCCGGTTGCTTTAACCATTGTATCTGGTCCGGCCACCATAAAGAATAACGTAGTAACATTAACGGGTGCCGGCCTGGTTACCGTAAAAGCTTCCCAGTCCGGAAATGCCACCTATTTGGCTGCCCCGCTGGTAATTAAAACATTTATGGTGGGCAGTATCAGCAAACAATGGGACAAAACATTTGGTGGAAACAACCAGGATTATCTTACAGCTACTATAAAAACCCCAGATGGCGGCTATCTGCTAGGTGGTAGTTCCCTATCGGGTAAAAACCAGGATAAAAGCGAGGCGAATAAAAGCAATGATTACGATTATTGGGTTATAAAAACAGATAAAGCAGGCAACAAAATCTGGGATAAAACCTTAGGCGGAACAAAGGCCGATCACCTTACTAGTTTATTGCTTACTCCGGATGGCGGATACCTGATCGGGGGATATTCTTCTTCCGGCAAAAACGGGGATAAAAGTGAAGCTAACCGCGGGCCGCTAAATACTTACGATTACTGGATTGTAAAGCTGGATGCATCCGGGAATAAAGTTTGGGATAATACCTACGGGGGTAAAAACAACGAAACAAGTAATAACGGTGATTTACTTACTACCATGGTGGCTGCACCGGGCGGTGGGTATTTACTCGGCGGTACTTCTAACTCCGGCTCTGGCGCCGAAAAAAGCCAGGCTAATAAGGGAGCCGAAGATTACTGGATTTTAAAAATTGACGAGCAAGGCCACAAAATATGGGATAAAGTTTTTGGCGGCAGTGTTAACGGTACGAATAATGGCGTTGATAATTTAACAAATATTTTGGTTCTTCAGGATGGAGGTTACCTATTAGGTGGTTATTCTTGGTCAGGAGCCAGCATGGACAAAAGTGAGCCAAGCCGAGGATTTTTCGATTACTGGATTATCAAAATAGATGGACAAGGTAAAAAGTTATGGGACAAAACCATTGGCGGCAATGGCTCAGATCAGTTGCGGGCTTTACAAGAAACCGCAGACGGATATTTACTTGGCGGTAGCTCTACCTCCGGTATAAGCGGCGAAAAGGGTGAAATGTACCGTCGGGAGTTTTTTACTGACTTCTGGGTGGTAAAAACTGATTTACAAGGTAATAAAATCTGGGATAAAACTTTTGGGGGTACCAACCACGAAAATATGTCCCAAATTTTAATTTCGGCCAATGGCAATTATGTTTTGGGTGGTACTTCGTATTCGGGCAAGGATGGGGATAAACAAGAAGATAACCGGGGCTTGTCCGATATCTGGTTAGTCACCATCAGCACCAATGGAGTTAAAATCCAGGAAAAAACTTATGGTGGCAATAAAAACGATAACCTTACTGCTTTACTTCTTACTGCAGAAAACAATTATTTACTAAGTGGTTCTTCCGATTCTGAGGTAAATAATGATAAAACTGCTCCCAACAAAGGGCTTACGGATTACTGGATGCTGCTCGTTCAGGAAAAAGCAGCATCCCATCAACTTGTCTGGAACAAAACTTACGGCGGTACTAATTTAGATGGCTTTACTACAGCCGTACCAACAACGGATGGCGGTTATTTGCTGGGTGGGCATTCGCTTTCCGGTAAAAACGGTACTAAAACCCAAGCCAGCTTTGGCGGTTACGACTTTTGGGTAGTAAAAACCGATAAAAATGGAAAACAAGTTTGGGATAAACGATACGGCGGCACGGCAAACGATTATTTAAACGTAATAATGCCAACTCAAGATGGTGGATATATTTTAGGCGGTAGTTCTAATTCGAACCAAAGCGGCGATAAAAGCCAAGGCAGTAGGGGCGACCGGGATTTCTGGATTGTGAAGATAAATAGCCATGGTACCAAATTGTGGGATAAACGTTATGGCGGTAGTGGGTTCGAAGATTTACGGGCAATTACTATTTTAAAAAATGGCGATTATTTGTTGGGCGGTTACAGCGATTCGCCGGCAGGCGGCGACAAATCGCAACCAACTCAAGGTAAAAAAGATTACTGGGTCGTTCGGGTTACACCGGCCGGGGAAAAGGTTTGGGACAAACGTTTTGGCGGTAGCGAGGAAGAAGAACTGGAAACATTGGCTATCACCAAATTGGGCAATATATTGTTGGGTGGCAGCACCAATTCAGGCCCCAGTGGCAATATTTCGCAAGATAAACGGGGCGGTTGGGATTACTGGTTAGTAGAAATTGATGAATCAGGATCGCTGATAACGGAGAAACGATACGGCGGACCCAGCAACGACAAGCTAAATGCGTTTTTAATAACTTCGGATAATAATTACTTACTAGCGGGAAGCTCAACTTCCGGAAAAGGCGGTGATAAAAGTCAGGCCAATCAAGGGGAACAAGATTATTGGGTTATTAAAATTACCTCTGCCGGCTCTAAAATATGGGATAAGCGCTTCGGAGGCCAGGGTACCGAAACCTTACAAGCTTTAATGGAAACACCAAATAAAGAATACGTACTCGCGGGCAGTTCTACCTCAGGAGTGAGCGGCGACAAAAGTCAGGAAAGTCAGGGAGAAAGTGATTACTGGCTGATTAAAACCGATGCCCAAGGAAACCGCCAATGGGATCAACGGTACGGCGGCGACAAAACGGATGAACTACGTGGGGTTTGGCAGACGAAAGAAGGAGCTTATGTGCTGGGCGGACGTTCTAACTCCGGCATCGGTGGCGATAAAACCGAGGCTAGTTGGGGAAACATGGATTACTGGCTTTTACAGATTTCTCCTGATTTAAAGGAAAATACCGAAATCATAACGAGAACTACCACGCAAACGGAAACGCAAATTTTACCGGAACCTGTAAGAGCCTATCCTAATCCATTACAGGATAAACTAACGGTGCAATATACCGCACCGCAAACCCAATTAATAAACGTGCTGGTTTATGATAGCCAAGGAAGAGAAGTGGCTCGTTTGTACCAAGGCTCAGTAGAAGCGGGTCAGGAAAAACAATGGGAGTGGCAACCAGATGTTAAACTGCTTAATGGCTTGTATTTTATACGGGTGCAAGCGGCAGATGAAGTGCTCACATCCAAGCTACTGCTCAATCGGTAA
- a CDS encoding VWA domain-containing protein: protein MNQFKLSLTYSPWLIVVCLVLGAVYAWLLYSRTATWPRFINYLLAGLRFLVVSFLAFLLLGPFVRAITNTTQKPTLVLAIDNSESVKLFTQPALLNSLLDRLNKLKSSLADKDLQIAVRTLSGRSNTNEDLSKLAFTAPATNLDQMLAGVQEEYESRNLAGVVLLSDGIINQGKSPAFSDYNYRLFPVAVGDTIPKKDLSIPALSYNKVAYSGNRFPIIAEINNQGFIGQTATVLLRENNKTLERKTVKLTDKPANVEFAVTAAQPGKKHYEILLEAKNGEFTKLNNLKHAYLDIVKGKLKILLAAATPHPDIKAIKSAIETNENFQTELYIPGVFPLKAATKYDLVILHQLPSRLGTGNEVLSLIKQQKVPAFYIIGAQSDLAGFNRQNAGLAITRKSNQVDEVVPVFNVSFTKFKVDASAPERLSKYPPAEAPFADIKLAPNAEVILSQQIGKLKTTRPLLIAQVSGETRSATLLADGSWQWRLTEAANYEKPDVFDKIIVSTAQLLTSATDKKRLNVYPVQDEYLVQDDIRFEAETYNSIYEKIYGQKITLRLTDEKNKVRSFSFENGEGFSGLNIGNLPGGVYKYEGSATLDGRVYRDRGEFVVQDVQLEAVASLADLNLLHQAAQKSDSRVYYPNQIDQLESDILKADFKNVIYSSENIQELINQKWIFFVLLAFITAEWLIRKYNGAV, encoded by the coding sequence TTGAATCAATTTAAACTTTCATTAACCTATTCGCCCTGGCTTATTGTTGTTTGTTTGGTGCTGGGAGCGGTTTATGCCTGGCTGTTGTATTCCAGAACAGCTACCTGGCCACGATTTATCAACTATTTACTGGCGGGCCTGCGGTTCCTGGTAGTTTCTTTTTTAGCTTTTCTGCTGTTGGGGCCTTTTGTGCGGGCTATTACCAATACTACTCAAAAACCCACCCTGGTACTGGCCATTGATAATTCCGAATCGGTAAAGTTATTTACTCAGCCAGCTTTGTTGAATTCCTTGCTCGACCGTCTGAACAAGTTAAAATCGTCTTTAGCCGATAAAGATTTACAAATTGCGGTTCGTACGTTAAGCGGCCGTTCCAACACCAACGAAGATTTATCTAAACTGGCCTTTACCGCGCCGGCTACCAACTTAGACCAAATGCTCGCAGGCGTGCAGGAAGAATACGAAAGCCGCAATCTGGCCGGGGTAGTGTTACTATCGGATGGTATTATTAATCAAGGCAAGTCACCCGCTTTTTCGGATTACAATTACCGGCTTTTTCCGGTAGCGGTAGGCGACACCATCCCGAAGAAAGATTTAAGTATTCCGGCCTTATCTTACAACAAAGTAGCTTACAGTGGCAACCGCTTCCCAATAATTGCGGAGATCAATAACCAAGGTTTTATCGGTCAAACCGCTACAGTACTGCTGCGCGAAAACAACAAAACGCTGGAACGAAAAACAGTTAAGTTAACTGATAAACCGGCCAATGTAGAATTTGCAGTTACGGCTGCCCAACCAGGCAAAAAGCATTACGAAATTTTACTCGAAGCCAAGAACGGCGAGTTTACCAAACTAAACAACCTGAAGCACGCCTATCTGGATATTGTAAAAGGAAAATTAAAAATTTTGTTGGCAGCGGCTACTCCTCACCCGGATATAAAAGCCATAAAAAGCGCCATTGAAACCAACGAAAATTTTCAAACCGAACTGTATATTCCGGGCGTGTTTCCCCTGAAGGCCGCTACCAAATACGATTTAGTCATTCTGCACCAGTTACCATCGCGCTTAGGAACCGGCAACGAAGTTTTATCTTTAATTAAACAACAGAAAGTACCGGCTTTTTATATTATTGGCGCCCAGAGCGATTTAGCTGGTTTTAACCGCCAGAATGCCGGATTGGCCATTACGCGCAAAAGCAACCAGGTCGATGAAGTAGTGCCGGTGTTTAACGTGAGTTTTACAAAATTTAAAGTAGATGCCTCGGCGCCGGAACGCCTTTCGAAATACCCGCCGGCCGAAGCTCCTTTTGCGGATATAAAACTGGCTCCAAACGCCGAAGTTATTTTGTCGCAGCAAATTGGTAAATTAAAAACTACCCGCCCTTTACTCATTGCACAGGTTTCCGGCGAAACCCGTTCAGCCACGCTGTTGGCCGATGGCTCCTGGCAATGGCGTTTAACGGAAGCGGCGAATTATGAAAAGCCCGATGTTTTTGACAAAATTATCGTGAGTACAGCCCAGCTTTTAACCTCGGCCACCGATAAAAAACGCTTAAATGTTTATCCGGTGCAAGATGAATATTTAGTACAAGACGATATCCGTTTTGAAGCCGAAACTTATAACTCGATTTACGAAAAGATTTACGGGCAGAAGATAACCTTGCGCTTAACCGACGAGAAAAACAAAGTACGCTCTTTCTCTTTCGAAAACGGCGAAGGCTTTTCGGGTTTAAACATTGGCAATTTACCTGGTGGCGTGTATAAATACGAAGGTTCCGCTACCCTCGATGGCCGCGTGTACCGCGACCGCGGCGAGTTTGTGGTGCAAGATGTACAACTGGAAGCCGTAGCCTCGCTGGCCGATTTAAACTTATTACACCAGGCTGCGCAAAAATCAGATTCGCGGGTGTATTACCCCAACCAAATTGACCAACTAGAATCTGATATCCTGAAAGCCGACTTTAAAAACGTGATTTACTCATCGGAAAACATTCAGGAATTGATCAACCAGAAGTGGATCTTCTTTGTGTTGCTGGCATTTATTACCGCCGAGTGGCTCATCCGGAAATATAACGGCGCAGTGTAA
- a CDS encoding alginate lyase family protein, translated as MENKFKINAGNEQCLAALKQLIAATAPSLSKTPTTIVNKSFTPPSGDKHDYTSLATYWWPNPKTASKLPYIRKDGQTNPEANAIKDNAYLRDLCKDIRLLGLCYYFTNDEKYASKATEMLKVFFLNSATRMNPHLKYAQMIKGDNKVYGTGTIDTEQFPELLDGVQLIVGSNSWTAANHAALQNWFNQYLNWLMTSDGGKEANAAPNNIGTHYNLQVVTYALFVGNKTLAKSLVETQAFNRLDGQFKASGEQTYELARTNSWTYCNKNLKGWFNLASVAESAGVNLWDYTTPSGKSLKKAFQWMIPYGAGTKSWSFDQIGTFKIEYFTIAARTGSAIYKDLNLQTVLAKDHARFMSGAYSEMLTSRYY; from the coding sequence ATGGAAAACAAATTTAAAATTAATGCAGGTAACGAACAGTGTTTGGCGGCTCTGAAGCAGTTGATAGCTGCTACCGCACCATCACTTTCTAAAACTCCCACCACCATCGTTAATAAATCTTTTACCCCGCCCAGTGGCGATAAGCACGATTACACCAGCTTAGCTACTTATTGGTGGCCAAATCCTAAAACCGCTTCTAAGCTGCCCTACATTCGGAAAGATGGGCAAACTAACCCGGAAGCCAATGCTATTAAAGATAACGCCTACCTCCGGGACCTCTGCAAAGACATTCGCCTGTTAGGCCTTTGCTATTACTTTACCAATGATGAAAAATACGCGAGTAAGGCAACAGAAATGTTAAAAGTATTCTTTTTGAATAGCGCTACCCGCATGAACCCGCATTTAAAGTATGCCCAAATGATTAAAGGCGACAATAAAGTATACGGTACCGGTACTATTGATACAGAGCAATTTCCGGAGCTACTGGATGGCGTACAGTTAATAGTGGGTTCTAACTCCTGGACAGCGGCAAATCATGCAGCTTTGCAAAATTGGTTTAATCAATACTTAAACTGGTTAATGACCAGCGATGGCGGCAAAGAAGCCAATGCAGCCCCTAACAACATTGGTACGCATTATAATCTGCAGGTAGTTACTTACGCCTTGTTTGTGGGAAATAAAACATTAGCTAAATCTTTAGTAGAAACCCAAGCCTTTAATCGCCTGGATGGTCAATTCAAAGCAAGCGGCGAACAAACCTACGAACTTGCCCGCACTAACTCCTGGACTTACTGCAACAAAAACTTAAAAGGCTGGTTTAATCTGGCGAGTGTGGCCGAAAGTGCCGGAGTAAACTTATGGGACTATACTACTCCGTCCGGTAAGAGTTTGAAAAAAGCTTTTCAGTGGATGATTCCTTACGGTGCCGGTACAAAGTCCTGGTCTTTCGACCAAATCGGGACCTTTAAAATCGAATACTTTACTATAGCTGCCCGGACCGGTTCGGCTATCTACAAAGATTTAAATCTGCAAACTGTTTTGGCTAAAGATCACGCCCGTTTTATGTCAGGAGCGTATTCAGAAATGTTAACTTCCCGGTATTACTAA